In Rubrobacter calidifluminis, a single genomic region encodes these proteins:
- the narI gene encoding respiratory nitrate reductase subunit gamma: MNLLDNFTWVIWPYLAMASFVVGHAFRYRYDQFGWTSESSELLEKRSLKWGSVLFHIGIIFAFLGHVMGILIPIQFYHAIGFKDPWYEILSLWAGTAAGAAALIGILIINMRRWLVKKVRRTTKNNIKFFIDFLLLVVIAIGLVVTLGYRIWVGLLNMPGSSFFGSPTFDYRTSIGPWARSLFSFAPDPNLMSPVPVIFKIHIILAFLLFALWPYSHLVHVWSAPIGYLRRRRIQYRSRNPEVAMAQARRRPGETTSKLHAADRQELE, from the coding sequence ATGAACCTGCTGGACAACTTCACGTGGGTGATCTGGCCGTATTTGGCCATGGCGTCCTTCGTCGTGGGACACGCGTTCCGCTACCGCTACGACCAGTTCGGATGGACCTCCGAATCGAGCGAGCTTCTCGAGAAAAGATCTCTCAAGTGGGGCTCGGTCCTCTTCCACATCGGGATCATCTTTGCGTTTCTCGGGCACGTGATGGGCATCCTCATCCCGATCCAGTTCTACCACGCCATAGGCTTCAAGGACCCCTGGTACGAGATACTCTCGCTGTGGGCCGGGACGGCCGCCGGGGCAGCCGCGCTCATCGGCATCCTGATCATAAACATGAGGCGCTGGCTGGTGAAGAAGGTGAGGCGCACGACCAAAAACAACATCAAGTTCTTCATAGACTTTCTGCTCCTGGTGGTGATAGCCATAGGCCTCGTAGTGACGCTCGGTTACAGGATATGGGTCGGGCTTCTGAACATGCCCGGTTCGTCGTTTTTCGGCAGCCCGACCTTCGACTACCGCACCTCGATAGGGCCGTGGGCCAGGAGCCTCTTCTCCTTCGCTCCAGACCCCAACCTGATGTCCCCCGTGCCGGTGATCTTCAAGATCCACATAATCCTTGCTTTCCTGCTCTTTGCACTGTGGCCCTACTCGCACCTGGTGCACGTGTGGAGCGCTCCGATAGGATACCTGCGACGCCGCCGCATCCAGTACCGCAGCAGAAACCCCGAAGTTGCGATGGCCCAGGCACGTCGCCGGCCAGGAGAGACCACCAGTAAGCTACATGCTGCGGACAGGCAGGAGCTTGAGTAA
- a CDS encoding SDR family NAD(P)-dependent oxidoreductase: MSNLKDRVVAVLGAQDEPGTSVALALAREGAVLVLGGQDRHRLEALQREVEAHDGQAAVVGVHPAKRHHPSRLVETATDAFGGLDALVFAVEARASSLSSGDLDSWERALEAGLKGFLYAISAAIPAMRKRGGRIVSLNKAAPDPITAASQEARGVILRELARELSPEGIKTGEITVEEGAASEEVVREVISLLTDEKRGFSIRPTGQG; this comes from the coding sequence TTGAGTAACCTGAAAGACAGGGTGGTGGCGGTGCTCGGAGCCCAGGACGAGCCAGGAACGTCCGTGGCCCTGGCATTGGCCAGGGAAGGCGCGGTCCTGGTCCTCGGCGGGCAGGACCGCCACCGCCTCGAAGCCTTGCAAAGAGAGGTCGAGGCCCACGACGGACAGGCGGCGGTCGTGGGTGTGCATCCGGCCAAGCGTCACCATCCGTCACGTCTCGTAGAGACGGCCACAGACGCCTTCGGGGGCCTCGACGCGCTGGTCTTCGCCGTCGAGGCCAGAGCATCCTCGCTCTCCTCTGGAGATCTCGACTCCTGGGAACGGGCGCTGGAGGCGGGCCTGAAGGGCTTTCTGTACGCGATCTCAGCGGCCATACCTGCGATGCGTAAAAGAGGTGGCCGTATCGTATCCCTGAACAAAGCAGCACCCGATCCGATAACTGCCGCATCTCAGGAGGCACGCGGAGTAATTCTGAGAGAGCTGGCCCGGGAGCTATCCCCGGAAGGGATTAAAACCGGGGAGATCACAGTCGAAGAGGGAGCGGCCTCCGAAGAGGTTGTAAGGGAGGTCATCTCTCTCCTGACCGATGAGAAGAGAGGGTTCTCAATCCGCCCGACGGGACAGGGATGA
- the purH gene encoding bifunctional phosphoribosylaminoimidazolecarboxamide formyltransferase/IMP cyclohydrolase, whose product MSDGGRKRALISVSDKSGLVGFARGLVELNFEIVSTGGTARHLKASGVEVVSVSEVTGEPEILGGRVKTLHPKIHGGILADRRDPEHLREISGLGIEPVDLVCIDLYPFERTVGGGASEPEAIEQIDIGGPAMLRAAAKNFESVVVVPGPEHYAEVLSELRNGGVSRETRRRLALAAFRRTALYDAAIAGWLGRGEAFPEVLVEGYRRVMPLRYGENPHQEAAFYARIGERHLLSDLEQLQGKEISFNNLYDLDAARTLLADLMGGFPDESAAVIVKHANPCGAAVAASPVEAYRRALASDPTSAFGGIVALGEEVDGELAEEISGVFTEILVAPGFSDEARRIFSGKPNMILLEGTPPPRSPLSAKYVSGGMLQQQADVVEPPDEYRTATRKAPTAGQMRDLLFAWRVARQVKSNAIVLAKDGATVGVGAGQMSRVEAAEIAVRKAGDRATGAAAASDAFFPFPDGLEVLAEAGVSAVIQPGGSKRDPEVVEAAERRGVAMIFTGRRHFLH is encoded by the coding sequence ATGAGCGATGGGGGCAGGAAGAGGGCTCTGATCTCCGTCTCGGACAAGAGCGGGCTCGTGGGGTTCGCCCGTGGGCTCGTGGAGCTAAACTTCGAGATCGTCTCGACCGGGGGGACGGCGCGCCATCTCAAGGCGTCGGGCGTCGAGGTCGTCTCCGTCTCGGAGGTGACCGGGGAGCCCGAGATCCTCGGCGGCAGGGTGAAGACGCTGCACCCGAAGATCCACGGCGGCATCCTGGCCGACCGCAGAGACCCGGAGCACCTGCGTGAGATCTCCGGGCTCGGCATAGAGCCGGTGGACCTCGTCTGCATCGACCTCTACCCGTTCGAGAGGACCGTCGGCGGCGGGGCTTCGGAGCCCGAGGCCATCGAGCAGATAGACATCGGGGGACCGGCGATGCTACGGGCGGCGGCGAAGAACTTCGAGTCGGTCGTCGTGGTGCCCGGACCGGAGCACTACGCGGAGGTTCTCTCAGAGCTCAGGAATGGAGGCGTCTCGCGCGAGACGCGCAGGCGCCTGGCGCTCGCCGCGTTCCGCCGCACCGCACTCTACGACGCGGCCATCGCGGGCTGGCTCGGGCGGGGGGAGGCGTTCCCGGAGGTTCTGGTCGAGGGCTACCGCAGGGTGATGCCGCTGCGCTACGGGGAGAACCCGCACCAGGAGGCTGCCTTCTACGCCCGCATCGGGGAGCGGCACCTGCTCTCCGACCTCGAGCAGCTTCAGGGCAAGGAGATCTCGTTCAACAACCTCTACGACCTCGACGCGGCGAGGACGCTGCTCGCTGACCTCATGGGTGGATTCCCGGACGAGAGCGCGGCCGTGATCGTCAAGCACGCCAACCCCTGCGGGGCGGCGGTCGCCGCCAGCCCGGTGGAGGCGTACCGCAGGGCGCTCGCCTCGGACCCCACCTCCGCCTTCGGCGGGATCGTCGCCCTCGGGGAGGAGGTCGACGGGGAGCTGGCCGAGGAGATCTCGGGTGTCTTCACCGAGATCCTCGTTGCTCCCGGCTTCTCCGACGAGGCCAGGCGGATATTCTCCGGCAAGCCCAACATGATCCTGCTCGAAGGAACCCCACCCCCCCGCTCGCCTCTCTCCGCGAAGTACGTCAGCGGTGGCATGCTGCAGCAGCAGGCCGACGTGGTGGAGCCCCCCGACGAGTACCGGACGGCCACCAGAAAAGCCCCCACCGCAGGACAGATGCGGGATCTGCTCTTCGCCTGGCGGGTGGCGCGGCAGGTCAAGAGCAACGCCATCGTCCTGGCGAAGGACGGTGCGACGGTCGGGGTGGGGGCCGGGCAGATGAGCCGGGTCGAGGCTGCGGAGATAGCCGTGCGCAAGGCGGGGGACCGCGCCACGGGGGCCGCCGCCGCGAGCGACGCTTTCTTCCCGTTCCCGGACGGGCTCGAAGTCCTGGCCGAAGCCGGCGTATCGGCCGTCATCCAGCCAGGGGGATCGAAGCGCGATCCCGAGGTCGTGGAGGCCGCCGAGCGCCGCGGTGTCGCCATGATCTTCACCGGAAGGAGACATTTCCTGCACTAG
- the purN gene encoding phosphoribosylglycinamide formyltransferase — translation MGRRLPEGARFGVLVSGSGTNLQALLDAYPGHVAVVGGDRKDAYAFERARRAGVPVEHVDPACFATREEYDAELAERIAAYDVELVVGAGYMRILSPVFLERFPAIINVHPSLLPRFRGLGAVRRALEAGERETGVTVHLMVEEVDAGPILAQERVPILPGDTEETLLERLHPVEHRLLVGAVADYFWGRVKV, via the coding sequence TTGGGTAGACGGCTTCCCGAGGGGGCACGCTTCGGGGTGCTCGTCTCCGGGTCTGGGACGAACCTCCAGGCTCTTCTCGATGCCTACCCGGGACACGTCGCGGTCGTCGGCGGGGACAGGAAAGATGCCTACGCATTCGAGCGAGCCCGGAGGGCGGGGGTGCCGGTCGAGCACGTCGATCCGGCATGCTTCGCCACCCGCGAAGAGTACGACGCCGAGCTGGCCGAGAGGATCGCGGCGTATGACGTGGAGCTCGTGGTGGGGGCCGGATACATGAGGATACTCTCTCCGGTATTCCTGGAGCGCTTCCCGGCGATCATCAACGTGCACCCCTCGCTGCTGCCGCGTTTCCGCGGGCTGGGCGCGGTGAGGCGGGCGCTCGAGGCCGGGGAGAGGGAGACGGGGGTGACGGTGCACCTCATGGTCGAGGAGGTGGATGCCGGGCCGATCCTGGCTCAGGAGCGGGTGCCGATCCTGCCCGGCGACACCGAGGAGACGCTGCTCGAGCGGCTGCACCCGGTCGAGCACCGGCTGCTCGTCGGGGCGGTCGCGGACTACTTCTGGGGGAGGGTGAAGGTATGA
- the purM gene encoding phosphoribosylformylglycinamidine cyclo-ligase yields MRWRGGSALSGAYEESGVSLERAEQALSRMRSAVEATHGPSVVPYPGGFAGLYGLSGYRDPVLASTIDGVGTKVLVARETGRYASLGEDIVNHCANDVLAAGARPLLFLDYVGTGVLDPEAVAEIACGAAGACQRLGISLVGGETAEMPGLYGAGDFEVVGVCVGACERDELVRGERVRAGDAVIGLASSGLHTNGYTLARKIVSEAGLSYADVPEGLDRPLGELYLEPHRAYVKEILALREKIEVRGMAHITGGGLPGNLPRALGGFGAHLEASSWEEPEVFGFIRRAGGIPEDEMRRVFNLGVGFCAVVPAEEAERAVGVVREAGCVAWRIGEVVERRGVSFG; encoded by the coding sequence TTGCGCTGGAGAGGAGGTAGCGCCCTGTCCGGAGCCTACGAGGAGTCCGGCGTCTCGCTGGAGCGCGCGGAGCAGGCCCTGTCGCGGATGCGCTCGGCCGTCGAGGCGACCCACGGCCCCTCCGTCGTCCCCTACCCCGGCGGTTTCGCCGGCCTCTACGGGCTCTCCGGGTATCGCGATCCCGTCCTCGCCTCGACGATAGACGGGGTGGGCACGAAGGTTCTCGTCGCGAGGGAGACGGGGCGGTACGCCTCTTTGGGGGAGGATATCGTCAACCACTGCGCGAACGACGTGCTCGCCGCCGGGGCGCGTCCGCTGTTGTTCCTGGACTACGTGGGGACGGGCGTCCTCGACCCCGAGGCCGTCGCGGAGATCGCCTGCGGGGCCGCCGGGGCCTGCCAGAGGCTCGGGATCTCGCTCGTCGGCGGGGAGACGGCGGAGATGCCGGGGCTCTACGGGGCGGGGGACTTCGAGGTCGTGGGGGTGTGCGTCGGCGCCTGCGAGCGGGACGAGCTGGTGCGGGGCGAGAGGGTGAGGGCGGGGGACGCGGTGATCGGGCTCGCTTCGAGCGGGCTGCACACGAACGGGTATACGCTCGCCCGGAAGATCGTCTCGGAGGCGGGCCTCTCCTACGCGGATGTGCCGGAGGGGCTGGACCGGCCTCTGGGCGAGCTCTACCTGGAACCGCACCGGGCTTACGTGAAGGAGATCCTGGCGCTCAGGGAGAAAATCGAGGTGCGCGGGATGGCGCACATCACGGGGGGAGGGCTCCCGGGGAACCTGCCGCGGGCCCTCGGCGGCTTCGGGGCGCACCTCGAAGCCTCCTCGTGGGAGGAGCCGGAGGTATTCGGCTTCATACGCCGGGCAGGCGGTATCCCCGAGGACGAGATGCGCAGGGTCTTCAACCTCGGGGTGGGCTTCTGCGCCGTGGTGCCCGCGGAGGAGGCGGAGCGGGCGGTCGGCGTGGTGCGGGAGGCGGGGTGTGTGGCATGGCGCATCGGGGAGGTCGTGGAGCGGAGGGGGGTGTCGTTTGGGTAG
- the purF gene encoding amidophosphoribosyltransferase encodes MSLEDKPKEACGVFGMYSRALAGELAQQTYFGLYALQHRGQESAGIAISDGERTTAMREMGLVSQVFDEAKLAALEDGHISLGHVRYSTTGSASWENAQPEFHGRGEINVAVAHNGNLVGSAALRDELASEGFEFHSTSDTSLIAACVVAFLERGYPVEESVGSAMGRLKGAYSVAMICRDALVAFRDPQGFRPLCIGEVEGGYAVSSETCGLDIIGARFLREVEPGEVVVIDDGGLRSHRAQQPRPALCVFEYVYFARPDSRFGGQEVADSREKMGERLAEEAPADADVVIPVPDSGIMAAIGYSRRSGIPYAEGLIKNRYVGRTFIQPTDGMRQLGLRLKLNPLPSVIDGKRVVVVDDSIVRGNTSRKLVRMLFEAGAKEVHFRVSSPPVIGPCYYGIDMDTEDQLAAARYSVEEIRRMIGATSLAYLSVDGMVAATGRPKGRLCRACFDGEYPVEGAAEKFALERR; translated from the coding sequence TTGAGCCTTGAAGACAAGCCGAAGGAGGCCTGCGGGGTCTTCGGGATGTACTCCCGGGCGCTCGCGGGCGAGCTCGCCCAGCAGACCTACTTCGGGCTGTATGCCCTGCAGCACCGGGGCCAGGAGTCCGCCGGGATCGCCATCTCCGACGGGGAGAGGACGACCGCGATGCGCGAGATGGGGCTCGTCTCGCAGGTCTTCGACGAGGCGAAGCTCGCCGCGCTCGAGGACGGGCACATCTCTCTGGGGCACGTGCGCTACTCTACGACCGGGTCGGCCTCCTGGGAGAACGCCCAGCCCGAGTTCCACGGGAGAGGGGAGATAAACGTCGCCGTGGCGCACAACGGCAACCTGGTGGGCTCAGCCGCGTTGCGCGACGAGCTGGCGAGTGAGGGCTTCGAGTTCCACTCCACCTCGGATACCAGCCTGATCGCGGCGTGCGTCGTCGCCTTCCTGGAGAGGGGATACCCGGTCGAGGAGTCGGTGGGGAGCGCGATGGGCCGTCTGAAGGGGGCGTACTCGGTCGCGATGATCTGCCGGGATGCGCTCGTCGCCTTCCGCGATCCGCAGGGCTTCCGTCCCCTGTGCATCGGGGAGGTCGAGGGCGGGTACGCCGTCTCGAGCGAGACGTGTGGTCTGGACATCATCGGGGCGCGTTTCCTGCGCGAGGTCGAGCCGGGGGAGGTCGTCGTGATCGACGACGGCGGGCTCCGCAGCCACCGGGCGCAGCAGCCCCGCCCCGCGCTGTGCGTCTTCGAGTACGTCTACTTCGCCCGACCCGACTCCCGCTTCGGCGGCCAGGAGGTCGCCGACTCGCGCGAGAAGATGGGCGAGCGGCTCGCTGAGGAGGCCCCGGCCGACGCCGACGTCGTGATCCCGGTGCCGGACTCCGGGATCATGGCCGCCATAGGCTACTCCCGCCGCAGCGGCATCCCGTACGCCGAGGGGCTCATCAAGAACCGCTACGTCGGCAGGACCTTCATCCAGCCGACCGACGGGATGCGCCAGCTGGGGCTGCGCCTCAAGCTCAACCCCCTTCCCTCGGTCATCGATGGTAAGCGGGTCGTCGTGGTGGACGACTCGATCGTGCGGGGTAACACCAGCCGCAAGCTGGTCCGGATGCTCTTCGAGGCCGGGGCTAAGGAGGTGCACTTCCGCGTCTCCTCGCCGCCGGTGATCGGCCCCTGCTACTACGGGATAGACATGGACACGGAGGACCAGCTCGCCGCGGCCCGCTATTCGGTCGAGGAGATCCGGCGGATGATCGGCGCGACCTCGCTCGCCTACCTCTCGGTCGACGGGATGGTCGCGGCGACCGGGCGCCCGAAGGGCCGTCTCTGCCGGGCCTGCTTCGACGGCGAGTATCCCGTCGAGGGAGCGGCGGAGAAGTTTGCGCTGGAGAGGAGGTAG
- the purL gene encoding phosphoribosylformylglycinamidine synthase subunit PurL, whose product MSAEKTHATLGLSDAEYGRIVGLLGREPNFLELSLFSVMWSEHCGYKNSRPLLRRLPTGGERVLQGPGENAGVVELGEGWALAFKIESHNHPSAVEPYEGAATGVGGIIRDILALGARPVALLDSLRFGPPGEERSRYLFGEVVRGVGGYGNAIGVPTVGGELAFSPAYSGNPLVNVMCAGLVRTDGIMSARASGEGNVLVLIGSKTGRDGIHGATFASDELSSDSEMRRSNVQVGDPFCGKMLIECCLELVRGGLLVALQDMGAAGITSSASEMAARGGVGVEVDVDEVPLREEGMEPHEIMLSESQERMLAVVEPEKVERVIGIAGRYGLVAAPIGRVAGHGELCVISGGEVAASVPASYLADAPAYEREVVRPAYLEEVRRFEVGDVPPPEDYGAVLLRMLSHPNLCSRRSVYGQYDHEVGTDTVVRPGADAAVMRVKGTNLGYALTTDGRGRHCYLDPEGGAASTVAEAYRNLSCVGARPVAVTDCLNFGNPEKPDAYYQLARCIEGMARACEVFGTPVVGGNVSLYNETSRGAIYPTPVVGMVGVMEDVRRHATPAFKREGDVVLAVGAPVEPSLAGSEYLEVIHGRVAGVPPEPDLAEERRYADLVRGLIERGLVDTAHDVSGGGEVFALAEMALAGGIGFEYEGDPAEGARPDVLLFGERGAGFLVALPGERLEEVERIAGDAGADCRRVGRTGGERFRVGALIDLSLKEMEEAYGRDLFGDGGRSG is encoded by the coding sequence TTGAGCGCGGAGAAGACCCACGCCACGCTCGGGCTCTCCGACGCCGAGTACGGGCGCATCGTCGGCCTCCTCGGTCGGGAGCCGAACTTCCTCGAGCTCTCGCTCTTCAGCGTGATGTGGAGCGAGCACTGCGGCTACAAGAACTCCCGACCGCTCCTGCGGCGGCTGCCGACCGGCGGGGAGCGGGTGCTGCAGGGGCCGGGGGAGAACGCGGGGGTCGTCGAGCTCGGCGAGGGCTGGGCGCTCGCGTTCAAGATAGAGAGCCACAACCACCCTTCCGCCGTCGAGCCCTACGAGGGGGCGGCGACGGGGGTCGGCGGGATCATCCGGGACATCCTCGCCCTCGGCGCCCGGCCGGTGGCGCTGCTCGACTCGCTGCGCTTCGGACCGCCGGGGGAGGAGCGCAGCCGCTACCTCTTCGGGGAGGTGGTGCGCGGCGTGGGTGGCTACGGGAACGCGATCGGCGTCCCGACGGTGGGGGGCGAGCTCGCCTTCTCCCCGGCTTACTCCGGCAACCCGCTCGTGAACGTGATGTGCGCCGGGCTCGTGCGCACGGACGGGATCATGAGCGCGAGGGCCTCGGGGGAGGGGAACGTGCTCGTCCTCATCGGGTCTAAGACCGGCAGGGACGGCATCCACGGGGCGACCTTCGCCTCCGACGAGCTTTCCTCGGACTCCGAGATGCGGCGCTCCAACGTGCAGGTCGGCGACCCGTTCTGCGGGAAGATGCTCATCGAGTGCTGTCTCGAGCTGGTGCGCGGGGGTTTGCTCGTCGCGTTGCAGGACATGGGGGCGGCCGGGATCACGTCGAGCGCTTCCGAGATGGCCGCCAGGGGCGGCGTCGGCGTCGAGGTGGACGTGGACGAGGTGCCGCTGCGCGAGGAGGGGATGGAGCCCCACGAGATAATGCTCTCCGAGTCGCAGGAGCGGATGCTCGCGGTCGTCGAGCCGGAGAAGGTGGAGCGGGTGATCGGGATCGCAGGGCGCTACGGGCTCGTCGCCGCCCCGATAGGACGCGTCGCGGGACACGGGGAGCTGTGCGTGATCTCCGGCGGGGAGGTTGCCGCTTCGGTACCCGCCTCCTACCTCGCCGACGCCCCGGCCTACGAGCGGGAGGTGGTGCGACCGGCGTACCTGGAGGAGGTTCGAAGGTTCGAGGTCGGGGACGTCCCACCTCCGGAGGACTACGGGGCGGTGCTTCTCCGGATGCTCTCGCATCCGAACCTCTGCTCGCGGAGGAGCGTCTACGGCCAGTACGACCACGAGGTCGGGACGGACACCGTGGTGCGGCCCGGGGCGGACGCGGCGGTGATGCGGGTGAAGGGCACCAACCTCGGGTACGCGCTCACGACCGACGGTCGGGGGCGGCACTGCTACCTGGACCCGGAGGGTGGGGCTGCCTCCACGGTCGCCGAGGCGTACCGCAACCTCTCGTGCGTCGGGGCGAGACCCGTGGCGGTGACCGACTGCCTGAACTTCGGCAACCCCGAGAAGCCCGACGCCTACTACCAGCTCGCCCGCTGCATCGAGGGGATGGCGCGGGCGTGCGAGGTCTTCGGGACGCCGGTCGTGGGTGGCAACGTCAGCCTCTACAACGAGACCTCGCGCGGTGCGATCTACCCGACCCCGGTCGTCGGGATGGTCGGGGTGATGGAGGACGTGCGGCGGCACGCAACGCCGGCTTTCAAGCGGGAGGGGGATGTCGTACTGGCGGTCGGCGCGCCGGTCGAGCCCTCGCTCGCCGGCTCGGAGTACCTCGAGGTGATCCACGGCCGGGTCGCGGGCGTTCCCCCGGAGCCCGACCTCGCGGAGGAGAGGCGCTACGCGGACCTCGTCCGCGGCCTCATAGAGCGCGGCCTCGTCGATACCGCCCACGACGTCTCGGGTGGAGGAGAGGTCTTCGCGCTCGCCGAGATGGCGCTCGCCGGGGGGATCGGGTTCGAGTACGAGGGAGACCCGGCGGAAGGAGCCCGCCCGGACGTCCTGCTGTTCGGGGAGCGTGGGGCCGGGTTTCTCGTCGCCCTGCCCGGGGAGAGGCTGGAGGAGGTCGAGCGGATCGCGGGTGATGCCGGCGCCGACTGCCGCCGGGTCGGGCGCACCGGCGGGGAGCGCTTCAGGGTCGGCGCCCTGATCGACCTCTCGCTCAAAGAGATGGAGGAGGCCTACGGGCGGGATCTCTTCGGCGATGGCGGGAGGAGCGGTTAG
- the purQ gene encoding phosphoribosylformylglycinamidine synthase subunit PurQ codes for MRIGVVVFPGSNCDRDALYAVERVGAEPVALWHAERTLKGSDAVILPGGFSYGDYLRPGAIARFAPVMQSVERFAREGGPVLGVCNGFQVLCEAHLLPGALLRNAALRFVCRRVRVRVERTDTPWTSGCGAGEELVLPVAHNDGCYFADGGTLDALEEEGRVVLRYLENPNGSVNDIAGVCNEGRNVVGVMPHPERASDPLLGSEDGLGILRSVLVGAAL; via the coding sequence GTGAGGATAGGCGTCGTCGTCTTCCCCGGCTCCAACTGCGACCGCGACGCCCTCTACGCGGTCGAGAGGGTGGGGGCCGAACCCGTCGCCCTCTGGCACGCCGAAAGAACCCTCAAGGGCTCAGACGCCGTGATCCTGCCCGGCGGCTTCTCCTATGGAGATTACCTGCGGCCCGGCGCGATCGCCCGCTTCGCGCCCGTCATGCAGTCCGTCGAGCGCTTCGCCCGCGAGGGAGGTCCGGTGCTCGGGGTCTGCAACGGGTTCCAGGTGCTCTGCGAGGCGCATCTGTTGCCCGGCGCGCTGCTACGCAACGCTGCTTTGCGCTTCGTCTGCCGTCGGGTGCGGGTGCGCGTCGAGCGGACGGACACCCCCTGGACCTCGGGGTGTGGGGCCGGGGAGGAGCTCGTCCTCCCCGTCGCCCACAACGACGGCTGCTACTTCGCCGATGGCGGGACACTCGATGCGCTCGAAGAAGAGGGGCGCGTCGTGTTGCGCTACCTGGAGAACCCCAACGGCTCGGTCAACGACATCGCGGGCGTCTGCAACGAGGGGCGAAACGTTGTCGGGGTGATGCCGCACCCCGAGCGGGCCTCGGACCCTCTCCTCGGCTCGGAGGACGGGCTCGGGATACTGCGCTCGGTGCTGGTGGGGGCGGCGCTTTGA
- the purS gene encoding phosphoribosylformylglycinamidine synthase subunit PurS: MKVRVLVRPKRGILDPQGEAVKSALPALGFEGVESVRVGRLVELEVERADEVEAMCRRLLANPTIEEYEWEVLEG, from the coding sequence TTGAAGGTGCGGGTGCTGGTCCGGCCGAAGCGGGGCATCCTCGACCCGCAGGGCGAGGCGGTGAAGAGCGCGCTCCCCGCGCTCGGCTTCGAGGGGGTGGAGAGCGTGCGCGTCGGACGTCTCGTGGAGCTCGAGGTCGAGCGGGCCGACGAGGTCGAGGCGATGTGCCGCCGGCTGCTCGCCAACCCGACCATCGAGGAGTACGAGTGGGAGGTGCTCGAGGGGTGA
- the purC gene encoding phosphoribosylaminoimidazolesuccinocarboxamide synthase — MGETLIYEGKAKKVYVTDEEGVLLHRYKDEATAFDGKKRGSWEGKGETNAAMSAALFAYLEEHGVPTHFIEQTDERTIKTRKLEMLPVEVIVRNVAAGSLARRLGYEEGRKLKAPIVELCYKSDELGDPMLNWYHFRELGMTDEELAFCEELGLRVNEILYPFFAERGVTLVDFKIEVGRDAEGNLMLADEISPDTCRFWDAETGERLDKDRFRRDLGGVEEAYAEILRRVRGS, encoded by the coding sequence ATGGGTGAGACCCTGATCTACGAGGGCAAGGCCAAGAAGGTCTACGTCACCGACGAGGAAGGGGTGCTGCTGCACCGCTACAAGGACGAGGCGACCGCCTTCGACGGCAAAAAACGCGGCTCGTGGGAGGGCAAGGGGGAGACCAACGCCGCGATGAGCGCCGCGCTCTTCGCCTACCTGGAGGAGCACGGCGTCCCCACCCACTTCATCGAGCAGACCGACGAGAGAACGATAAAGACCAGAAAGCTCGAGATGCTCCCCGTCGAGGTCATCGTGCGCAACGTCGCCGCCGGATCTCTCGCGAGGCGCCTCGGCTACGAGGAGGGGCGCAAGCTCAAGGCCCCGATCGTCGAGCTGTGCTACAAGAGCGACGAGCTCGGGGACCCGATGCTCAACTGGTATCACTTCAGGGAGCTCGGGATGACCGACGAGGAGCTCGCCTTCTGCGAGGAGCTCGGGCTCCGGGTGAACGAGATCCTCTACCCCTTCTTCGCGGAGCGGGGGGTTACCCTCGTCGACTTCAAGATAGAGGTCGGGCGCGACGCGGAGGGCAATCTGATGCTGGCCGACGAGATCAGCCCGGACACCTGCCGCTTCTGGGATGCCGAAACCGGCGAGAGGCTGGACAAGGACCGCTTCCGGCGCGACCTCGGCGGGGTGGAGGAGGCCTACGCCGAGATACTGAGGAGGGTGAGGGGCTCTTGA